The proteins below are encoded in one region of Oryzias melastigma strain HK-1 linkage group LG7, ASM292280v2, whole genome shotgun sequence:
- the fkbpl gene encoding FK506-binding protein-like produces MQTQKGQSDHNDADVTSWVSVCPKGLCMVERRTTLQRDPKILPNSAGQSCSVDYCPKLGSLCQVRVQLKTNGDEDDVTVTEQRVDELSGTDMKELVAVPFPRCQDSFLQIPLDEWTVLKLGEGQCDITESCLEGMRAGEKCQIQLTLIKSGPVSDNQPADGNLSETFLCATVELKAFTPGKESWEMPISDKWQWVKSHKERGGGRFRSGDVWGASDSYSRALKLLIPLCGIIGAAETKGSEVEEQEDTNAMDEMDEIPSADKIKIIKAELHSNLALCQLKLNQPKLAKASAAKATQIEPSAAKAWYRLGQACEDLNELEEAKKAFKKLLELQPDLPAAQKALKGVIRKEKERNAQLGLRLSKMFS; encoded by the exons ATGCAAACACAGAAAGGACAAAGTGATCACAACGATGCCGATGTCACCTCCTGGGTTTCGGTGTGTCCTAAAGGCCTCTGTATGGTGGAACGAAGAACAACACTGCAACGGGACCCCAAGATACTTCCTAATTCTGCTGGTCAAT caTGTTCTGTTGATTACTGCCCTAAACTGGGCTCACTTTGCCAGGTCCGAgtgcagcttaaaactaacggtgatgaagatgatgtgACAGTGACTGAACAAAGAGTGGATGAGTTGTCGGGCACTGATATGAAAGAACTTGTAGCCGTGCCCTTTCCCAGATGTCAAGACTCCTTTCTGCAGATTCCACTGGATGAATGGACAGTACTAAAGCTTGGGGAAGGTCAATGTGACATCACAGAGTCATGTTTGGAGGGAATGAGAGCTGGAGAGAAATGTCAG ATCCAACTTACTCTAATCAAGAGTGGGCCAGTCTCTGATAACCAGCCTGCCGATGGAAATCTTTCAGAAACCTTTTTATGTGCCACTGTTGAACTCAAAGCTTTCACACCAGGGAAGGAATCCTGGGAAATGCCTATAAGTGACAAATGGCAATGGGTAAAGTCACATAAAGAGCGAGGAGGTGGAAGGTTCAGAAGCGGGGATGTTTGGGGAGCTTCAGACAGCTACAGCCGGGCGCTCAAACTGCTCATTCCTCTTTGTGGCATCATTGGAGCAGCTGAGACAAAAGGAAGTGAAGTGGAGGAGCAGGAAGACACAAACGCCATGGATGAAATGGATGAAATCCCATCAGCTGACAAAATCAAGATCATCAAAGCAGAGCTTCACTCAAACTTAGCTCTGTGCCAGCTGAAACTGAACCAACCAAAGCTGGCAAAGGCCAGTGCTGCTAAAGCCACTCAGATTGAACCTAGTGCTGCTAAAGCCTGGTATCGACTGGGACAGGCATGTGAGGACTTGAATGAATTGGAAGAAGCCAAGAAGGCTTTCAAGAAACTACTGGAACTACAACCAGATCTACCTGCTGCTCAGAAGGCTCTGAAAGGTGTAATACGAAAAGAGAAGGAGAGGAATGCACAGTTGGGTTTGAGGCTCAGTAAGATGTTCAGCTGA
- the LOC112159202 gene encoding 3-beta-hydroxysteroid-Delta(8),Delta(7)-isomerase, giving the protein MGVSSTQASLHPYWPRDLLIPNYVANDRSMSEILAFLFSVSGVFLLATWLITGATGRLGAWRRLAICWFAVCGFIHGVIEGWFCLYYDILPADQSFLSQLWKEYSKGDSRYVIADNFTVCMETVTACLWGPFSFWAVYSFLTHKPYRFILQLIISLGQLYGAVLYFFTEHRDGYAHSELGHPVYFWFYFVFMNVLWIVIPLMLIVDAWRQLSAAQIHTDGIKSHKSKKK; this is encoded by the exons atgggCGTTTCTTCGACACAAGCGAGTCTTCATCCTTACTGGCCGCGGGACCTTCTGATTCCTAACTATGTGGCTAATGACCGCTCCATGTCCGAGATTCTGGCGTTCCTTTTCTCGGTGTCCGGGGTGTTCCTGCTCGCCACCTGGCTGATCACCGGGGCCACGGGCAGGCTCGGGGCGTGGAGGCGGCTGGCTATCTGCTGGTTTGCAGTGTGCGGTTTCATCCATGGAGTCATTGAGGGCTGGTTCTGTCTTTATTATGACATTCTACCTGCAGACCAGAGTTTCCTGTCACAGCTCT ggAAAGAGTATTCAAAAGGAGACAGCAGATATGTAAT AGCTGATAACTTTACTGTCTGTATGGAGACTGTGACTGCTTGTTTATGGGGTCCGTTCAGCTTCTGGGCCGTATACTCTTTTCTAACACATAAACCCTACAGATTTATTCTGCAGCTCATCATTTCATTAG GTCAGCTGTATGGTGCCGTGCTTTACTTCTTCACAGAACACAGAGACGGCTATGCCCACAGCGAGTTGGGACATCCCGTCTACTTCTGGTTCTACTTTGTGTTCATGAATGTTCTGTGGATTGTCATACCGCTAATGCTAATCGTGGATGCATGGAGACAGCTATCAGCTGCCCAGATACACACAGATGGCATCAAGAGCCACAAGAGTAAAAAGAAGTGA
- the ccdc115 gene encoding coiled-coil domain-containing protein 115: MGGSELEDPRVKMDEKLLRFMDLLELLEKKRTTLNSLIEQGWFSITKARYSMGNKQVSALQYSSEMEPLVCVHTRALENGEVQFFTERNKKKSSTESSDELLSVEDIGPQEEGLRRRNKTKKETTEKKDTEGAKTDKGFEVNSARKRDQNPQQDPLKWFGILVPQPLKQAQSSFKQVIEFSAEIAALQSAVVSTRQELKLSLAKGLNSEDTLGNTVKEKCPTDELTVSEQKECSKITSS; this comes from the exons atGGGTGGCTCAGAACTAGAAGATCCTCGTGTTAAGATGGACGAAAAGCTGCTCCGCTTTATGGATCTGCTCGAGTTACTTGAGAAGAAACGAACGACACTTAATTCTCTTATCGAGCAG GGATGGTTTTCAATTACCAAGGCACGGTATTCCATGGGAAACAAGCAAGTCTCTGCACTTCAGTACTCTAGTGAAATGGAACCACTGGTTTGTGTTCATACAAG AGCTCTGGAGAATGGCGAGGTGCAGTTTTTCActgagagaaataaaaaaaagagtagtaCCGAGTCCTCTGATGAACTATTGTCTGTAGAGGATATTGGGCCTCAAGAAGAAG GCCTCAGGCGaagaaataagacaaaaaaggaGACTACAGAGAAGAAGGACACAGAAGGTGCAAAAACTGATAAAGGCTTTGAAGTGAATTCTGCTAGAAAAAGAGACCAGAATCCTCAACAAGATCCATTGAAATGGTTTGGGATTTTGGTTCCACAGCCTTTAAAACAGGCACAGTCTTCATTCAAGCAAG TAATAGAGTTCTCTGCTGAGATCGCAGCCCTCCAGTCTGCTGTCGTGAGTACCAGACAGGAGCTGAAGTTAAGCCTGGCAAAGGGACTAAACTCAGAGGACACTCTGGGCAACactgtcaaagaaaaatgtccaaCCGATGAATTGACTGTTTCAGAACAGAAAGAATGCAGTAAAATAACCAGTAGTTAA
- the si:dkey-109j17.5 gene encoding zinc finger BED domain-containing protein 6: MASVSKVSILDYFNIVFEGENGKIESNCKACGTRIQAKRSVTSNFVTHLKRKHPVMYDDFVKRKDMKREGYSSASLHSFTNGGSTRHALPISAGVGGGSVGGMATLEGGVGGGSGGGITKFDKHDPRQVLISEAIAKMIVRDLQPVSIVGNQGFKELLQLLEPRYTPESQRYIQSQLLPAYAYQAQLATHQALASAQALSLSLDLWTGSCAAASGYLGVTCHFLSSDWQMHSSLLACLPLTGGSSGSRVLVDFEEVCHSHGVSGRAFRVVADPVSATTLATTKRPCCLPGFLVPPLHSNGHYGSDEGMMDNDEDTKRGIRNGHGECGDEGGRDESWEQSLGVSRVDCFSRSLEECIRVGLSSCIQISSTLTKAARFYNYITSAVPPEKLSQVFDGLMTGGSENNSHVVWDWAAQLKVLRRLLDSMDFLEEMSGPGEMALDGADRALLRELSDTLEPFTEAWDMVHGDRGSEIQADRHVSISLALPCVLGLRKHLSETSTPHCPPLLLGLSQAVERFLAPILENPLYIAATTLDPQFKLTWSSNPDWHRQVLIEELSKYSTASSPVDPNTDLHTQSQTLPVPAPSPVSSLSRPCKLFSFIKQRPATQAKSLEQELAVYLHEEPTDEEALHYWCRKAIDFPLLTQVAKRALTIPACGTVVERIFTMAAHLLLPERGCVLPKNLETLIYLKANHRLLWT; the protein is encoded by the exons ATGGCGTCAGTGTCCAAGGTATCCATCCTGGATTACTTTAATATTGTGTTTGAAGGGGAAAATGGCAAAATCGAGTCCAACTGTAAGGCGTGTGGCACCAGAATCCAGGCGAAACGGAGCGTCACGTCCAACTTCGTTACGCATCTCAAG CGGAAACACCCAGTTATGTATGATGACTTTGTGAAAAGGAAGGATATGAAGAGAGAGGGTTATTCCTCCGCTTCCCTGCACAGCTTTACCAATGGAGGAAGCACACGCCACGCTCTCCCCATCAGTGCTGGGGTCGGAGGAGGAAGCGTTGGAGGGATGGCAACTCTGGAGGGAGGAGTAGGTGGAGGATCTGGAGGAGGAATAACCAAGTTTGATAAACATGACCCACGACAG GTTCTGATCTCTGAGGCGATTGCTAAAATGATTGTGCGTGACCTGCAGCCTGTATCCATAGTGGGAAATCAGGGCTTCAAAGAGTTGCTTCAACTTTTGGAGCCCCGCTATACCCCCGAGTCGCAGCGCTACATCCAAAGCCAGCTCCTCCCAGCATATGCCTACCAGGCTCAGCTGGCGACCCATCAGGCCTTGGCATCGGCGCAGGCACTCAGCCTCAGCTTAGATCTCTGGACGGGCTCGTGTGCAGCTGCTTCAGG ATACCTTGGAGTCACCTGCCATTTCTTGTCatctgattggcagatgcaCTCATCCCTCCTGGCGTGCCTTCCGCTGACCGGAGGCAGCTCTGGGAGCCGTGTGCTTGTAGATTTTGAGGAGGTGTGTCACTCTCACGGCGTGTCGGGGAGAGCGTTTCGTGTGGTTGCAGACCCAGTCTCGGCAACAACGCTGGCGACAACTAAAAGGCCATGTTGTCTCCCTGGTTTCTTGGTTCCTCCTCTTCACTCAAACGGACATTATGGAAGCGATGAAGGAATGATGGACAATGACGAGGACACGAAAAGAGGGATCAGGAATGGTCATGGTGAATGTGGGGATGAAGGAGGCCGAGATGAGTCATGGGAGCAGAGTCTGGGCGTTTCCCGGGTGGACTGTTTCTCCCGCTCCCTGGAAGAGTGTATTCGGGTGGGGCTGAGCTCCTGCATACAGATCTCCTCTACGCTAACCAAGGCTGCCCGCTTCTACAACTACATAACGTCTGCTGTGCCTCCTGAGAAACTCAGCCAAGTGTTTGATGGGTTGATGACTGGGGGTTCAGAAAACAACTCACATGTTGTATGGGACTGGGCTGCTCAACTTAAG GTGCTTCGACGGCTGCTGGACTCGATGGATTTCCTGGAGGAGATGAGTGGTCCTGGAGAGATGGCTTTGGACGGAGCAGATAGGGCCCTTCTGCGGGAACTCTCCGACACCTTGGAGCCCTTCACCGAGGCCTGGGATATGGTACATGGAGACAGAGGGTCAGAAATCCAGGCAGACAGACATGTTTCCATCAGCCTGGCTCTGCCCTGCGTCCTCGGCCTTCGTAAGCATCTCTCTGAGACTTCAACTCCCCACTGTCCTCCCCTCCTGCTGGGCCTAAGCCAGGCTGTGGAGCGTTTCTTAGCTCCTATTCTAGAGAACCCCCTCTATATCGCCGCAACTACTTTAGACCCCCAGTTTAAGCTGACGTGGAGCAGTAACCCAGACTGGCACAGACAAGTTCTCATAGAAGAGTTATCTAAATACTCTACAGCCTCCAGCCCAGTAGATCCCAACACAGACCTTCACACTCAATCCCAGACTCTTCCTGTTCCGGCACCATCTCCGGTCTCCTCTCTTTCTCGGCCCTGTAAGTTGTTCTCTTTCATCAAGCAGAGACCCGCGACGCAGGCTAAGAGCCTAGAGCAGGAGCTGGCCGTTTACCTACACGAGGAGCCCACCGACGAAGAAGCTCTGCACTACTGGTGCCGTAAAGCTATTGACTTTCCTCTGCTCACCCAGGTGGCCAAAAGAGCGCTGACCATACCCGCCTGCGGCACAGTGGTGGAGAGGATTTTCACCATGGCCGCACACCTGCTGCTCCCAGAGAGAGGTTGTGTCTTACCGAAAAACTTGGAGACACTCATCTACCTCAAAGCCAACCACAGATTGCTGTGGACATAA
- the apobec2b gene encoding C->U-editing enzyme APOBEC-2b — protein MADRSSRLGVKRKEKKVENKPNEEKDKDKGKEKMAKKPDRPGKKQEKTPEPPRADEEKTNGESEGATGAEANQSEDNGEFQPIELPPFEIVTGDLMSPFYFKFQFRNVEYSSGRNKTLLCFRVDAAGGSTEPLRGYMEDEHATAHAEEAFFQQVLPNSNQEYDVTWYVSSSPCVACAAKLTTILQQRKKLRLSIFCSRLFEWEEPEIVQGLKALAQAGCKLRMMKPADFQHVWETYVEKEDQTFTLWEDCNENYEYYMEKLADILK, from the exons ATGGCGGACAGAAGTAGCCGGCTCGGCGTGAAGAGGAAAGAGAAGAAAGTTGAAAACAAGCCCAACGAGGAGAAAGACAAAGACAAGGGGAAGGAGAAGATGGCGAAGAAGCCCGACAGGCCGGGGAAGAAGCAGGAAAAGACCCCAGAGCCGCCGAGGGCAGACGAGGAGAAGACGAACGGGGAAAGTGAAGGAGCAACAGGAGCAGAGGCTAATCAAAGTGAGGATAACGGCGAGTTCCAGCCCATAGAGCTGCCTCCGTTTGAGATTGTCACAGG GGATCTGATGAGTCCGTTCTACTTCAAGTTTCAGTTCAGGAATGTGGAGTATTCGTCAGGGAGGAACAAAACCCTTCTGTGTTTCAGAGTGGACGCAGCAGGCGGCAGCACCGAGCCTCTGAGAGGTTACATGGAGGATGAACACGCCACAGCTCACGCCGAAGAGGCCTTTTTTCAACAG GTGCTCCCCAACTCCAATCAGGAATATGATGTCACATGGTACGTGTCATCCAGCCCCTGTGTAGCCTGTGCCGCTAAGCTGACCACCATCCTCCAGCAGCGGAAAAAGCTTCGTCTTTCCATTTTCTGCTCCCGTCTCTTCGAGTGGGAGGAACCAGAGATTGTGCAGGGGCTTAAGGCTCTGGCGCAGGCCGGCTGCAAGCTGCGAATGATGAAGCCAGCTGACTTCCAGCATGTTTGGGAAACATATGTGGAAAAGGAGGACCAGACCTTTACTTTGTGGGAGGACTGCAATGAGAACTATGAATACTATATGGAAAAATTAGCTGATATTCTCAAGTAG